One window of the Branchiostoma lanceolatum isolate klBraLanc5 chromosome 3, klBraLanc5.hap2, whole genome shotgun sequence genome contains the following:
- the LOC136430218 gene encoding lipase maturation factor 2-like, translating to MVASTAAVRSAFLWCMSVVYLLAFSSLYVQIPGLYGSTGILPANRLLKLDGKTPHDRFTERPTLLWLTPALGLTTEHGMDLLCLAGMMIALVAMVTEVMRDVPAFLMLWILYFSLYQVGQTFLWFQWDILLLEAGFLAVLAAPLNPMKWLPPSPLPHDNVALWLVRWLLFRLMFASGIVKLTSMCPTWWGLTALNYHYETQCIPTPLAWFAHQLPEWFQKLSVVATYVIEIPIPLLFFAPVRSLRIFSFYAQVLLQVLIILSGNYNFFNLLTLTLCLPLLDDKHLTYLFPWLRANHNHEKTMSVGTERTPWQRGRTVLTRVTEILVYTGLFYWTCVLFKLRLTGFTVQSKVGFTSDQFHSTLTRVMPVTIWIGVGSLSYHIGSALMRSFASEDSIRRKVLTCIRCLLFSAAAVFMFTISLVPHTVIDWQSNNNLWPIVKQWNQRVDKFQVVNSYGLFRRMTGVGGRPEVIVEGSNSLQLGWKEYDFLYKPGNVKVAPPVVAPHQPRLDWQLWFAALGSYGHNPWFVNMVYRLLHGDKRVLALMDSDPFNGKPPKYIRATLYHYHFTDWGKNSSAWWRRERQSEYLPPVQKDDPSLLKFLTHHNLLMEGIGKASLKKPRGMLGWMLEWLRGMLGSLSGVMLQVTLVVTGLVVSWVQPLMAKVV from the exons ATGGTGGCGTCAACAGCAGCAGTGAGGAGTGCCTTCCTGTGGTGCATGTCTGTTGTCTACCTGCTGGCCTTCTCATCGCTCTACGTGCAGATTCCAG GCTTATATGGCAGTACAGGGATTCTACCAGCTAACAGACTACTGAAACTGG ACGGTAAGACTCCCCACGATCGCTTCACGGAGCGCCCCACCCTGCTGTGGCTCACGCCGGCCCTCGGACTCACCACGGAACACGGCATGGACCTGCTGTGTCTGGCCGGCATGATGATCGctctggttgccatggtaactgagGTCATGCGAGATGTTCCTGCCTTCCTAATGCTGTGGATTCTGTACTTTTCACTATATCAG GTTGGGCAGACATTCCTGTGGTTCCAGTGGGACATCCTGCTGTTAGAGGCAGGGTTTCTCGCTGTGCTGGCTGCACCACTCAACCCCATGAAgtggctgcccccctcccccctgcctCACGACAACGTGGCGCTGTGGCTGGTGCGCTGGCTGCTCTTCAGGCTCATGTTCGCATCGGGAATCGTGAAACTCACCAGCATGTGTCCCACCTGGTGGGGGCTtacag CGCTGAACTACCACTATGAGACGCAGTGCATCCCCACCCCGCTGGCCTGGTTTGCCCACCAGCTGCCAGAGTGGTTCCAGAAGCTGTCGGTCGTAGCGACCTACGTTATCGAGATCCCCATCCCGCTGCTGTTCTTTGCACCGGTCCGGTCTCTCCGCATTTTCTCCTTCTATGCCCAG GTTTTGCTCCAGGTCCTGATCATCCTGTCGGGGAACTACAACTtcttcaacctgctgaccttgaccttgtgtCTGCCCCTGCTGGACGACAAACACCTGACCTACCTGTTCCCATGGTTACGGGCGAACCACAACCATG AAAAGACCATGTCTGTGGGTACAGAGAGGACCCCCTGGCAGAGGGGCAGGACTGTTCTGACCCGTGTTACAGAGATACTGGTGTACACGGGGCTGTTCTACTGGACATGTGTGCTCTTCAAACTCAGACTGACTGGCTTCACTGTACAGTCAAAAGTTG GTTTCACATCGGACCAATTCCACAGTACCCTGACCAGGGTCATGCCTGTCACTATTTGGATTGGAGTTGGATCATTGTCTTATCACATTGGATCAGCCTTGATGAG GTCCTTTGCCAGTGAAGACAGTATAAGAAGAAAAGTGCTCACCTGTATCAGGTGCCTTCTGTTCTCAGCTGCAGCTGTGTTCATGTTCACTATCAGTCTG GTTCCCCACACAGTGATAGACTGGCAGTCCAACAACAACCTGTGGCCTATAGTCAAGCAGTGGAACCAGAGAGTGGACAAGTTCCAAGTGGTCAACTCTTATGGGCTTTTCAGACG AATGACAGGGGTGGGAGGGCGACCTGAGGTTATTGTGGAAGGCAGTAACTCCTTACAGCTGGGGTGGAAG GAATATGACTTTTTATACAAGCCTGGAAATGTGAAGGTGGCCCCACCTGTTGTGG CCCCCCACCAGCCCAGACTGGACTGGCAGCTGTGGTTCGCCGCCCTGGGCAGCTACGGACACAACCCCTGGTTTGTCAACATGGTCTACAGGCTGCTGCACGGAGACAAGCGTGTTCTCGCACTCATGGACTCCGACCCCTTCAACGGAAAACCTCCCAAGTACATCCGGGCTACCCTGTACCATTATCACTTTACTGATTGGGGCAAAAATAG TTCTGCATGGTGGAGGCGAGAGCGGCAGTCCGAGTACCTCCCTCCAGTACAGAAGGACGATCCTTCGCTGCTGAAGTTTCTTACACACCACAACCTTCTGATG GAAGGAATTGGAAAAGCCTCTTTGAAAAAGCCCAGGGGCATGCTGGGCTGGATGCTGGAGTGGTTGCGAGGCATGCTGGGAAGCCTGTCAGGGGTCATGTTACAGGTGACCCTGGTGGTGACAGGGCTGGTGGTCAGCTGGGTGCAGCCCCTCATGGCCAAGGTCGTGTAA
- the LOC136430217 gene encoding uncharacterized protein isoform X1, which yields MDPEHLRALRDNRVQLVHGTKHIPTILDYLVQDNIITEQDEQQVQEKDGPNQIRKLLAILPSKGDKAFQSFCQALERTGHGGLAKRLSGDLERTGQNVIFDQGSAEYSRSHEQNSNTVSVSTLRDHLTVNRPTRKKGERVFIVHAGGDKDSFVRPLVQTLQEKGFPQEDIFYDELSITTGQVIRDRIMSALASDSMEVVVIVASKSLLNHKYWPKLELETALRHNKRLYPIWLDDNQDSFKEFSSLVGQYCPTLKQIRADCVQTSKISEETTAIASELMSMVSCSIVLENDSHTTNEGSSMTTNSGRFVTEVPDMSQCSTQSGPTTSHSQLSSRSSSSVMLSDAVEAMWHDQFDAQKETASVSCGVMNVGQDVTQPGPSMSSLQECNGQSLVQSCSIVDVASGEENLMQRMQGEIRTTHEVPGNQHQLAERQHANRKQDSPSMSPSRLLDIDIDTAIEIVVASIISDEWRTLLHHLGLSEQELETLQNKETPEAACEAGLKLWRETRGQEVTTERLVRAVKDTKVKLQTGTDQKIKLKIRERENTCMEEKAILLDKLKEMITKDVLIDAVFDQTMERYQQLKSEVMDNTINEKGKSTLLHIINELFTETVLHDEKRFKETMRKFHKVKAEIRELCKGSVLCKLRFYRRKSQVEFVSACKDGTLSAILTEEYITQELVEICGGMPLYIHIEVDEEDFQRAAHFFHGEDPPSHGGQSPPLCPVGQGAAHTTDTPQVEPMDTQDSPTVSLIPRLIGSDSMEESVHPAVVPESQWSEVLNQWRSKWNQ from the exons ATGGATCCCGAGCATCTGCGTGCCCTGAGAGACAACCGTGTACAGCTGGTACATGGAACAAAGCACATCCCCACCATACTAGACTATCTTGTACAGGACAACATCATCACAGAGCAAGATGAACAACAGGTACAAGAAAAGGATGGACCGAATCAAATCCGCAAACTGCTGGCCATATTACCATCTAAAGGTGACAAGGCGTTCCAGTCGTTCTGTCAGGCACTAGAGAGGACTGGGCATGGTGGGCTGGCCAAAAGACTTAGTGGTGATCTTGAGAGGACAGGACAAAATGTCATCTTTGACCAAGGAAGTGCTGAATACTCAAGGTCACATGAACAGAACAGCAACACTGTCAGTGTCAGCACTCTCAGAGACCATTTGACTGTCAATAGACcaacaagaaagaaag GTGAGCGTGTCTTCATTGTCCACGCAGGAGGAGACAAGGATTCCTTTGTCAGGCCACTCGTCCAAACCCTTCAGGAAAAGGGTTTCCCTCAAGAAGACATTTTCTATGATGAACTGTCTATCACCACTGGACAAGTCATCAGAGACAGGATCATGTCAGCCCTAGCTAGTGACAGTATGGAAGTTGTCGTGATTGTAGCCAGCAAAAGTTTGCTGAATCACAAATACTGGCCCAAACTAGAGCTAGAAACTGCTCTCAGACACAACAAGAGACTGTACCCTATCTGGCTTGATGACAATCAGGATTCATTCAAGGAGTTTAGTTCCTTAGTTGGCCAGTATTGCCCAACCCTCAAACAAATCAGGGCCGACTGTGTACAGACTTCAAAGATATCAGAAGAGACCACTGCAATTGCCTCAGAACTCATGTCCATGGTATCATGCTCAATTGTGCTCGAAAATGATTCCCATACAACTAATGAAGGGAGCTCCATGACTACAAACTCTGGTAGGTTTGTTACTGAGGTGCCTGATATGTCTCAATGTTCTACACAGTCAGGACCCACAACCTCCCACTCTCAGTTATCCAgtaggtcatcatcatcagtgatGCTCAGTGATGCTGTTGAGGCCATGTGGCATGATCAATTTGATGCCCAGAAGGAGACAGCTTCAGTGTCATGTGGAGTGATGAATGTTGGACAGGACGTCACTCAACCAGGACCCAGTATGTCTTCCTTACAAGAATGCAATGGACAAAGTTTAGTTCAGTCTTGTTCCATAGTGGATGTTGCCAGTGGTGAAGAGAACCTTATGCAGAGGATGCAAGGTGAAATAAGGACAACTCATGAGGTTCCTGGGAATCAGCATCAGCTAGCAGAGAGACAACACGCCAACAGAAAGCAAGACAGCCCTTCTATGAGCCCATCAAGACTGCTTGACATAG ACATAGATACAGCCATTGAGATTGTGGTGGCCAGCATCATCAGTGATGAGTGGAGAACCCTCCTGCATCACCTGGGTCTGTCTGAACAGGAGCTGGAAACTTTGCAGAACAAGGAGACCCCAGAGGCCGCCTGCGAGGCTGGGCTGAAACTGTGGAGGGAGACCCGAGGTCAGGAGGTCACCACAGAGAGACTGGTCAGGGCTGTCAAGGACACTAAGGTCAAACTACAGACAGGCACAG ATCAAAAAATAAAGCTGAAAAtaagagaaagagagaacacATGCATGGAAGAAAAAGCAATTCTTCTTGataaattgaaagaaatgatCACAAAAGATGTACTAATTGATGCAGTATTTGACCAAACAATGGAAAGGTACCAACAGCTGAAATCTGAAGTTATGGATAACACCATAAATGAAAAAGGAAAGAGTACCCTCCTACATATCATCAATGAGCTCTTCACAGAAACAGTCTTGCATGATGAGAAAAGATTCAAAGAGACGATGAGAAAGTTTCACAAAGTAAAGGCTGAAATAAGGGAGTTGTGTAAAGGAAGTGTTCTCTGTAAGCTGAGGTTCTACCGTAGGAAGAGTCAGGTTGAGTTTGTGTCAGCTTGCAAAGATGGGACCTTGTCAGCCATCCTGACAGAGGAATACATCACCCAGGAGTTAGTGGAGATATGTGGAGGAATGCCTCTCTACATTCATATTGAAGTTGATGAGGAAGACTTTCAGAGGGCAGCACACTTTTTCCATGGAG AAGACCCCCCAAGCCATGGTGGTCAGTCCCCACCCTTGTGTCCTGTGGGCCAGGGAGCTGCACACACTACTGACACCCCTCAGGTGGAGCCGATGGACACCCAGGATTCTCCAACTGTCAGCCTCATTCCACGACTGATAGGCTCAG ACTCTATGGAAGAGTCCGTCCATCCTGCAGTTGTACCAGAAAGTCAATGGTCTGAAGTTCTGAACCAATGGAGGTCAAAGTGGAACCAATGA
- the LOC136430217 gene encoding uncharacterized protein isoform X3 — MDPEHLRALRDNRVQLVHGTKHIPTILDYLVQDNIITEQDEQQVQEKDGPNQIRKLLAILPSKGDKAFQSFCQALERTGHGGLAKRLSGDLERTGQNVIFDQGSAEYSRSHEQNSNTVSVSTLRDHLTVNRPTRKKGERVFIVHAGGDKDSFVRPLVQTLQEKGFPQEDIFYDELSITTGQVIRDRIMSALASDSMEVVVIVASKSLLNHKYWPKLELETALRHNKRLYPIWLDDNQDSFKEFSSLVGQYCPTLKQIRADCVQTSKISEETTAIASELMSMVSCSIVLENDSHTTNEGSSMTTNSGRFVTEVPDMSQCSTQSGPTTSHSQLSSRSSSSVMLSDAVEAMWHDQFDAQKETASVSCGVMNVGQDVTQPGPSMSSLQECNGQSLVQSCSIVDVASGEENLMQRMQGEIRTTHEVPGNQHQLAERQHANRKQDSPSMSPSRLLDIDIDTAIEIVVASIISDEWRTLLHHLGLSEQELETLQNKETPEAACEAGLKLWRETRGQEVTTERLVRAVKDTKVKLQTGTEDPPSHGGQSPPLCPVGQGAAHTTDTPQVEPMDTQDSPTVSLIPRLIGSDSMEESVHPAVVPESQWSEVLNQWRSKWNQ; from the exons ATGGATCCCGAGCATCTGCGTGCCCTGAGAGACAACCGTGTACAGCTGGTACATGGAACAAAGCACATCCCCACCATACTAGACTATCTTGTACAGGACAACATCATCACAGAGCAAGATGAACAACAGGTACAAGAAAAGGATGGACCGAATCAAATCCGCAAACTGCTGGCCATATTACCATCTAAAGGTGACAAGGCGTTCCAGTCGTTCTGTCAGGCACTAGAGAGGACTGGGCATGGTGGGCTGGCCAAAAGACTTAGTGGTGATCTTGAGAGGACAGGACAAAATGTCATCTTTGACCAAGGAAGTGCTGAATACTCAAGGTCACATGAACAGAACAGCAACACTGTCAGTGTCAGCACTCTCAGAGACCATTTGACTGTCAATAGACcaacaagaaagaaag GTGAGCGTGTCTTCATTGTCCACGCAGGAGGAGACAAGGATTCCTTTGTCAGGCCACTCGTCCAAACCCTTCAGGAAAAGGGTTTCCCTCAAGAAGACATTTTCTATGATGAACTGTCTATCACCACTGGACAAGTCATCAGAGACAGGATCATGTCAGCCCTAGCTAGTGACAGTATGGAAGTTGTCGTGATTGTAGCCAGCAAAAGTTTGCTGAATCACAAATACTGGCCCAAACTAGAGCTAGAAACTGCTCTCAGACACAACAAGAGACTGTACCCTATCTGGCTTGATGACAATCAGGATTCATTCAAGGAGTTTAGTTCCTTAGTTGGCCAGTATTGCCCAACCCTCAAACAAATCAGGGCCGACTGTGTACAGACTTCAAAGATATCAGAAGAGACCACTGCAATTGCCTCAGAACTCATGTCCATGGTATCATGCTCAATTGTGCTCGAAAATGATTCCCATACAACTAATGAAGGGAGCTCCATGACTACAAACTCTGGTAGGTTTGTTACTGAGGTGCCTGATATGTCTCAATGTTCTACACAGTCAGGACCCACAACCTCCCACTCTCAGTTATCCAgtaggtcatcatcatcagtgatGCTCAGTGATGCTGTTGAGGCCATGTGGCATGATCAATTTGATGCCCAGAAGGAGACAGCTTCAGTGTCATGTGGAGTGATGAATGTTGGACAGGACGTCACTCAACCAGGACCCAGTATGTCTTCCTTACAAGAATGCAATGGACAAAGTTTAGTTCAGTCTTGTTCCATAGTGGATGTTGCCAGTGGTGAAGAGAACCTTATGCAGAGGATGCAAGGTGAAATAAGGACAACTCATGAGGTTCCTGGGAATCAGCATCAGCTAGCAGAGAGACAACACGCCAACAGAAAGCAAGACAGCCCTTCTATGAGCCCATCAAGACTGCTTGACATAG ACATAGATACAGCCATTGAGATTGTGGTGGCCAGCATCATCAGTGATGAGTGGAGAACCCTCCTGCATCACCTGGGTCTGTCTGAACAGGAGCTGGAAACTTTGCAGAACAAGGAGACCCCAGAGGCCGCCTGCGAGGCTGGGCTGAAACTGTGGAGGGAGACCCGAGGTCAGGAGGTCACCACAGAGAGACTGGTCAGGGCTGTCAAGGACACTAAGGTCAAACTACAGACAGGCACAG AAGACCCCCCAAGCCATGGTGGTCAGTCCCCACCCTTGTGTCCTGTGGGCCAGGGAGCTGCACACACTACTGACACCCCTCAGGTGGAGCCGATGGACACCCAGGATTCTCCAACTGTCAGCCTCATTCCACGACTGATAGGCTCAG ACTCTATGGAAGAGTCCGTCCATCCTGCAGTTGTACCAGAAAGTCAATGGTCTGAAGTTCTGAACCAATGGAGGTCAAAGTGGAACCAATGA
- the LOC136430217 gene encoding uncharacterized protein isoform X2 codes for MDPEHLRALRDNRVQLVHGTKHIPTILDYLVQDNIITEQDEQQVQEKDGPNQIRKLLAILPSKGDKAFQSFCQALERTGHGGLAKRLSGDLERTGQNVIFDQGSAEYSRSHEQNSNTVSVSTLRDHLTVNRPTRKKGERVFIVHAGGDKDSFVRPLVQTLQEKGFPQEDIFYDELSITTGQVIRDRIMSALASDSMEVVVIVASKSLLNHKYWPKLELETALRHNKRLYPIWLDDNQDSFKEFSSLVGQYCPTLKQIRADCVQTSKISEETTAIASELMSMVSCSIVLENDSHTTNEGSSMTTNSGRFVTEVPDMSQCSTQSGPTTSHSQLSSRSSSSVMLSDAVEAMWHDQFDAQKETASVSCGVMNVGQDVTQPGPSMSSLQECNGQSLVQSCSIVDVASGEENLMQRMQGEIRTTHEVPGNQHQLAERQHANRKQDSPSMSPSRLLDIDIDTAIEIVVASIISDEWRTLLHHLGLSEQELETLQNKETPEAACEAGLKLWRETRGQEVTTERLVRAVKDTKVKLQTGTDQKIKLKIRERENTCMEEKAILLDKLKEMITKDVLIDAVFDQTMERYQQLKSEVMDNTINEKGKSTLLHIINELFTETVLHDEKRFKETMRKFHKVKAEIRELCKGSVLCKLRFYRRKSQVEFVSACKDGTLSAILTEEYITQELVEICGGMPLYIHIEVDEEDFQRAAHFFHGDPPSHGGQSPPLCPVGQGAAHTTDTPQVEPMDTQDSPTVSLIPRLIGSDSMEESVHPAVVPESQWSEVLNQWRSKWNQ; via the exons ATGGATCCCGAGCATCTGCGTGCCCTGAGAGACAACCGTGTACAGCTGGTACATGGAACAAAGCACATCCCCACCATACTAGACTATCTTGTACAGGACAACATCATCACAGAGCAAGATGAACAACAGGTACAAGAAAAGGATGGACCGAATCAAATCCGCAAACTGCTGGCCATATTACCATCTAAAGGTGACAAGGCGTTCCAGTCGTTCTGTCAGGCACTAGAGAGGACTGGGCATGGTGGGCTGGCCAAAAGACTTAGTGGTGATCTTGAGAGGACAGGACAAAATGTCATCTTTGACCAAGGAAGTGCTGAATACTCAAGGTCACATGAACAGAACAGCAACACTGTCAGTGTCAGCACTCTCAGAGACCATTTGACTGTCAATAGACcaacaagaaagaaag GTGAGCGTGTCTTCATTGTCCACGCAGGAGGAGACAAGGATTCCTTTGTCAGGCCACTCGTCCAAACCCTTCAGGAAAAGGGTTTCCCTCAAGAAGACATTTTCTATGATGAACTGTCTATCACCACTGGACAAGTCATCAGAGACAGGATCATGTCAGCCCTAGCTAGTGACAGTATGGAAGTTGTCGTGATTGTAGCCAGCAAAAGTTTGCTGAATCACAAATACTGGCCCAAACTAGAGCTAGAAACTGCTCTCAGACACAACAAGAGACTGTACCCTATCTGGCTTGATGACAATCAGGATTCATTCAAGGAGTTTAGTTCCTTAGTTGGCCAGTATTGCCCAACCCTCAAACAAATCAGGGCCGACTGTGTACAGACTTCAAAGATATCAGAAGAGACCACTGCAATTGCCTCAGAACTCATGTCCATGGTATCATGCTCAATTGTGCTCGAAAATGATTCCCATACAACTAATGAAGGGAGCTCCATGACTACAAACTCTGGTAGGTTTGTTACTGAGGTGCCTGATATGTCTCAATGTTCTACACAGTCAGGACCCACAACCTCCCACTCTCAGTTATCCAgtaggtcatcatcatcagtgatGCTCAGTGATGCTGTTGAGGCCATGTGGCATGATCAATTTGATGCCCAGAAGGAGACAGCTTCAGTGTCATGTGGAGTGATGAATGTTGGACAGGACGTCACTCAACCAGGACCCAGTATGTCTTCCTTACAAGAATGCAATGGACAAAGTTTAGTTCAGTCTTGTTCCATAGTGGATGTTGCCAGTGGTGAAGAGAACCTTATGCAGAGGATGCAAGGTGAAATAAGGACAACTCATGAGGTTCCTGGGAATCAGCATCAGCTAGCAGAGAGACAACACGCCAACAGAAAGCAAGACAGCCCTTCTATGAGCCCATCAAGACTGCTTGACATAG ACATAGATACAGCCATTGAGATTGTGGTGGCCAGCATCATCAGTGATGAGTGGAGAACCCTCCTGCATCACCTGGGTCTGTCTGAACAGGAGCTGGAAACTTTGCAGAACAAGGAGACCCCAGAGGCCGCCTGCGAGGCTGGGCTGAAACTGTGGAGGGAGACCCGAGGTCAGGAGGTCACCACAGAGAGACTGGTCAGGGCTGTCAAGGACACTAAGGTCAAACTACAGACAGGCACAG ATCAAAAAATAAAGCTGAAAAtaagagaaagagagaacacATGCATGGAAGAAAAAGCAATTCTTCTTGataaattgaaagaaatgatCACAAAAGATGTACTAATTGATGCAGTATTTGACCAAACAATGGAAAGGTACCAACAGCTGAAATCTGAAGTTATGGATAACACCATAAATGAAAAAGGAAAGAGTACCCTCCTACATATCATCAATGAGCTCTTCACAGAAACAGTCTTGCATGATGAGAAAAGATTCAAAGAGACGATGAGAAAGTTTCACAAAGTAAAGGCTGAAATAAGGGAGTTGTGTAAAGGAAGTGTTCTCTGTAAGCTGAGGTTCTACCGTAGGAAGAGTCAGGTTGAGTTTGTGTCAGCTTGCAAAGATGGGACCTTGTCAGCCATCCTGACAGAGGAATACATCACCCAGGAGTTAGTGGAGATATGTGGAGGAATGCCTCTCTACATTCATATTGAAGTTGATGAGGAAGACTTTCAGAGGGCAGCACACTTTTTCCATGGAG ACCCCCCAAGCCATGGTGGTCAGTCCCCACCCTTGTGTCCTGTGGGCCAGGGAGCTGCACACACTACTGACACCCCTCAGGTGGAGCCGATGGACACCCAGGATTCTCCAACTGTCAGCCTCATTCCACGACTGATAGGCTCAG ACTCTATGGAAGAGTCCGTCCATCCTGCAGTTGTACCAGAAAGTCAATGGTCTGAAGTTCTGAACCAATGGAGGTCAAAGTGGAACCAATGA
- the LOC136430220 gene encoding serine/threonine-protein phosphatase 6 regulatory ankyrin repeat subunit A-like: protein MSWLDAVETPQQGVTEEERSLLAAILQGDAEAVRKLCTQPDVDLHRKVTRHGEGDLSSLEWEDSFLCTAAELGHEEIVRELVTAGAKVNLLCRDRDGFTPLIRAIVHDQVPVVEALLRDFGADVHLSDCCQQSPLHHAVRRVHEQKRLRMLLKYGATVNAQDTWGYTPLVAAIQDAGPVLTVEVLLKEYGADPNLADNNGRTPLHWAMRSDHADKLLPMLKEAGADVNAQNKNEATPLIRAILFDRVSAVETLVRDYKVDPNVPDDMGLTPLHWAAKSRQPAPLVKTLLAAGADVNAKDEQEQTPLHVASGSNSAETISLLVDAGAEANSVDAKGNTALHFAARENANTEVFKALISHGIDINAKNDEGETSLLLTMQTQASAAFQTLLNSNADLQITSDTDDSLLHMAARRDAKDLVQMLLQQGVDANTSNAVGDTALHAAARRNADEAVQELIEKGCSVNAKNASGDTPLHLAAKCAYAGWDETHIVQTLVESGADPSLKNKEGKTPYEVAKDCNFPEATEYIYKGLED from the exons ATGTCGTGGTTAGATGCAGTAGAAACTCCGCAGCAGGGTGTAACGGAGGAGGAACGGTCACTGCTGGCGGCGATTCTGCAAGGTGACGCCGAGGCGGTGAGAAAACTGTGCACACAACCTGACGTGGACCTGCACAGGAAGGTGACTCGGCATGGGGAGGGCGATCTCTCCTCCCTAGAATGGGAGGACTCCTTCCTGTGCACCGCCGCCGAGCTGGGACACGAGGAAATCGTCAGGGAGCTGGTGACGGCCGGGGCCAAGGTGAACCTGCTCTGCCGGGACAGGGACGGCTTCACGCCGCTGATACGTGCGATCGTGCACGACCAG GTTCCAGTAGTAGAGGCTCTCCTGAGAGACTTTGGGGCGGATGTCCACCTGTCAGACTGCTGCCAGCAGTCACCGCTGCACCATGCTGTCCGCCGTGTCCACGAACAGAAGCGACTGCGGATGCTGCTCAAGTACGGGGCGACCGTCAATGCGCAGGACACGTGGGGGTACACGCCGCTGGTGGCAGCTATCCAAGACGCCGGGCCGGTGCTGACAGTGGAGGTGCTTCTGAAGGAGTACGGCGCCGACCCAAACTTGGCTGACAACAATGGCCGCACTCCCCTGCATTGGGCCATGCGCTCGGATCATGCTGACAAACTGCTGCCGATGTTGAAGGAAGCCGGCGCTGACGTTAACGCCCAGAACAAGAACGAAGCCACTCCTCTGATCCGAGCAATTCTGTTTGACCGCGTTTCGGCAGTAGAAACTTTGGTTCGAGATTACAAAGTCGATCCTAACGTTCCTGATGACATGGGACTGACTCCTCTGCACTGGGCTGCCAAATCGAGACAACCTGCCCCGTTGGTGAAAACTCTGCTGGCCGCCGGAGCAGATGTGAATGCCAAGGATGAGCAAGAACAGACCCCCCTGCATGTTGCTTCTGGTTCAAACTCTGCAGAAACTATCTCACTTTTAGTGGATGCTGGTGCAGAAGCGAACTCAGTCGATGCAAAGGGAAACACAGCCCTCCACTTTGCAGCACGGGAAAATGCTAACACCGAAGTTTTCAAGGCTCTTATCAGCCACGGCATCGACATTAACGCAAAGAACGATGAAGGGGAGACATCGCTGTTGTTGACTATGCAGACGCAGGCCAGTGCCGCCTTTCAAACATTGCTCAACTCCAACGCGGACCTGCAGATTACTAGTGACACGGACGACTCCCTCTTGCATATGGCAGCACGAAGAGATGCCAAGGACCTTGTACAGATGCTGCTACAGCAAGGGGTGGACGCCAACACCAGTAATGCTGTGGGGGACACAGCGCTGCATGCCGCCGCACGCAGAAACGCAGACGAAGCCGTCCAAGAGCTGATTGAGAAAGGTTGCAGCGTGAACGCGAAGAATGCGAGTGGGGACACACCTCTTCACCTGGCTGCTAAATGCGCCTACGCAGGTTGGGACGAGACACATATCGTGCAGACCTTAGTGGAGAGTGGTGCTGACCCCAGTCTGAAAAACAAGGAGGGAAAAACACCTTACGAGGTTGCAAAGGACTGCAACTTTCCGGAGGCCACAGAATACATCTACAAGGGACTGGAAGATTAG
- the LOC136430221 gene encoding CD151 antigen-like translates to MFRSSYFDGYTDISVQDEHGKNRSVVGCLFLILIGSCVLLGYGFSTLQNGFFFAPLLGSPLYSLGVSVMIAAGGSALVICVVDVCAICARSGCKKPFLGLLVVITFLGLASGIVLFISKNEQVDGTLADRLRMSLELQYGQPGEEGVTFAWDRTQEKLRCCGVGNSTAGYLAWRTSMWYLNQTEVRPTAQVPQSCCSVDDDTGEARQCQFDVPNQFLNEKGCQDDVQNVFFEHVKKKGIVATVVSLIELMILLVTLSTLRHL, encoded by the exons ATGTTTCGTTCTTCCTACTTTGACGGATACACCGACATAAGTGTGCAGGACGAGCACGGGAAGAACCGGTCTGTGGTGGGATGCCTCTTCCTCATACTG ATCGGCTCGTGTGTTCTGCTCGGCTATGGGTTCTCGACTCTTCAGAACGGGTTCTTCTTCGCACCCCTGCTCGGCAGCCCGCTGTACAGCCTGGGTGTGTCCGTTATGATCGCGGCTGGGGGAAGTGCCCTGGTTATATGTGTGGTGGACGTCTGTGCCATCTGTGCAAGGAGCGGCTGCAAGAAACCG TTCCtaggtcttcttgttgtcatcACTTTCCTGGGACTGGCTTCGGGAATCGTACTGTTCATATCAAAGAACGAG CAGGTTGACGGCACACTTGCCGACAGACTTAGAATGTCTCTGGAGCTGCAGTACGGACAGCCGGGAGAAGAAGGCGTGACTTTTGCGTGGGACAGAACACAGGAGAAG CTGCGGTGCTGTGGAGTCGGTAACAGCACGGCCGGTTACCTTGCCTGGAGGACGAGCATGTGGTACCTGAACCAGACAGAGGTCCGCCCAACTGCGCAGGTGCCGCAGAGCTGCTGCAGTGTGGATGACGACACAGGAGAAGCCCGCCAGTGTCAGTTTGACGTGCCGAACCAGTTCCTGAATGAAAAG GGATGCCAAGATGACGTACAAAACGTGTTTTTCGAACACGTTAAAAAGAAGGGGATTGTGGCAACTGTGGTCAGTCTTATTGAG CTGATGATCCTCCTTGTGACGCTCAGCACACTCCGACATCTTtag